A genomic stretch from Synergistaceae bacterium includes:
- the rpmG gene encoding 50S ribosomal protein L33, producing MADIVGLQCTECKHRNYVTFVNKKKATKKLEKKKYCKFCDKHTLHKECK from the coding sequence ATGGCTGATATCGTCGGTCTTCAGTGCACGGAGTGCAAGCATCGCAACTACGTGACCTTTGTCAACAAGAAAAAGGCAACGAAAAAGCTCGAAAAAAAGAAATACTGCAAGTTCTGTGATAAGCACACCTTGCATAAGGAGTGCAAGTAG